The following proteins are co-located in the Candidatus Hydrogenedentota bacterium genome:
- a CDS encoding hydrogenase iron-sulfur subunit: protein MSEDFEPKIVAFVCNWCTYLAADLAGTNRLEYPPNVRILRLPCTGRVDFNLIIKALEMGADAVVVSGCHPGDCHYTAGNYHARRRWILFRELLETMGVETDRIFFSWISAAESKKWQQMITEITDQIREMGPYQAYHEISEATA, encoded by the coding sequence ATGAGCGAAGATTTCGAACCCAAGATCGTAGCGTTCGTGTGCAATTGGTGCACGTACCTTGCCGCGGACCTTGCCGGCACCAACCGCCTCGAGTATCCGCCGAACGTCCGTATCCTCCGGCTGCCGTGTACGGGCCGGGTGGACTTCAACCTCATCATCAAAGCGCTCGAAATGGGCGCGGACGCCGTGGTGGTGTCGGGCTGCCACCCGGGCGACTGCCATTACACGGCGGGAAACTACCACGCGCGGCGGAGGTGGATTCTATTTCGCGAGCTTCTTGAAACAATGGGCGTCGAGACGGACCGAATCTTCTTCTCGTGGATTTCGGCCGCGGAAAGCAAGAAGTGGCAGCAGATGATAACGGAGATTACGGACCAGATCCGCGAGATGGGTCCGTATCAGGCATATCACGAGATTTCTGAGGCAACGGCATGA
- a CDS encoding 4Fe-4S binding protein has product MIGQLRDKCRRLLQDGAVQVVIGYGGASTPDGMPHPIFVRRPDDVDKLVWNDRCMSNLTTYLTRDAVKALGKPAIVVKGCDARALVVLEQECQIDRSAMHVIGMACAGVGSPRAPKCASCDVHVPALADEVIGEAPETTGPADSPYSELEEFLKKSTVERFAYWREETARCIRCYACREVCPTCYCRRCIVDKNRPTCIETSATVKANFAWHVTRAFHQAGRCTGCGECTRACPVGINMRLLNQSLARAAEEHFSYRAGTDRETPPIIGAYGLEDKESFIR; this is encoded by the coding sequence ATGATAGGGCAATTACGCGACAAGTGCCGGCGTCTTCTGCAGGACGGCGCCGTTCAGGTAGTCATCGGGTACGGCGGCGCGAGCACTCCGGATGGAATGCCGCATCCGATCTTCGTGAGGCGGCCGGACGATGTGGACAAGCTCGTGTGGAATGACCGGTGCATGTCGAACCTGACCACCTACCTGACGCGGGACGCCGTCAAGGCCCTCGGCAAGCCCGCCATCGTGGTCAAGGGCTGCGACGCGCGTGCCCTGGTCGTACTCGAACAGGAGTGCCAGATCGACCGTTCCGCCATGCACGTTATCGGCATGGCGTGCGCGGGCGTCGGCAGCCCAAGGGCGCCGAAGTGCGCCTCCTGCGACGTCCACGTGCCGGCCCTGGCGGACGAGGTCATCGGGGAAGCGCCTGAGACGACGGGGCCGGCGGACTCGCCGTACTCCGAACTCGAGGAGTTTCTCAAGAAGAGCACCGTCGAACGGTTTGCTTACTGGCGCGAGGAAACAGCGCGCTGCATCCGGTGTTACGCCTGCCGCGAGGTCTGTCCCACGTGCTATTGCCGGCGCTGCATCGTGGACAAGAACCGGCCCACGTGCATTGAGACCTCGGCGACGGTCAAGGCCAATTTCGCATGGCATGTGACGCGGGCGTTTCACCAGGCCGGGCGCTGCACGGGATGCGGCGAATGCACAAGAGCCTGCCCGGTCGGCATCAATATGAGGCTGCTGAACCAGTCGCTGGCCCGGGCGGCTGAAGAGCATTTCAGCTACCGCGCGGGCACGGACCGCGAAACCCCGCCCATCATCGGCGCTTATGGCCTCGAAGACAAGGAGAGTTTCATCCGGTGA
- a CDS encoding 4Fe-4S dicluster domain-containing protein, producing the protein MIAQEALPGLVDKWLAQGKRVAGPSVVKPGYCLYVELESSAQLALEGFVRPRNSIKEFVFPRHETVCRYHFSGHTVETEDCDPPQSEQVIVGARPCDAAALPILDHLFTWDYEDKFYTERRKATTVVTLACQTHDDECFCTSLDLGPAAEQGSDVLLLAMPGGYEVRCLTDKGKALFAGETRTAEQAAVVPPGPPVTVTPETVMTYLQASYDDPMWIDLALRCLGCGACAYTCPTCHCFDIVDEGTAAGGCRVKNWDCCQFAMFTQHASGHNPRPGQSQRQRQRIQHKFRIYPEKFGVMLCTGCGNCARNCPVGLGVLSTLKEAAGHGPVEVGS; encoded by the coding sequence ATGATCGCCCAAGAGGCCCTTCCGGGGCTGGTAGACAAATGGCTCGCCCAGGGCAAGCGCGTAGCTGGTCCGAGCGTGGTCAAGCCAGGCTATTGCTTATACGTCGAGCTGGAATCTTCGGCGCAACTTGCCCTCGAAGGGTTCGTTCGCCCGCGGAATTCGATCAAAGAGTTCGTATTTCCGCGTCACGAGACGGTCTGCCGGTATCATTTCAGCGGACACACCGTCGAGACCGAGGACTGCGACCCGCCGCAATCGGAGCAAGTGATTGTAGGCGCCCGCCCCTGCGACGCGGCCGCCTTGCCCATCCTCGACCACCTGTTTACGTGGGATTACGAAGACAAGTTCTATACCGAACGCCGTAAGGCGACCACCGTTGTCACGCTGGCATGCCAGACCCACGACGACGAGTGCTTCTGCACGTCGCTGGACCTCGGTCCCGCCGCCGAACAGGGCTCGGACGTCCTTCTCCTGGCGATGCCGGGCGGATACGAAGTGCGTTGCCTGACTGACAAGGGCAAGGCCCTTTTCGCAGGAGAGACCCGGACTGCCGAACAGGCTGCCGTTGTGCCGCCCGGTCCCCCAGTTACGGTAACGCCCGAGACCGTCATGACCTACTTGCAGGCAAGCTATGACGACCCGATGTGGATCGACCTGGCGTTGCGGTGTCTCGGGTGCGGGGCGTGCGCGTATACCTGCCCGACCTGCCATTGCTTCGACATCGTGGACGAGGGCACCGCCGCGGGCGGCTGCCGGGTCAAGAATTGGGACTGTTGCCAGTTTGCCATGTTCACCCAGCATGCTTCCGGACACAATCCGCGGCCCGGGCAGTCGCAGCGCCAGAGGCAGCGTATTCAGCACAAGTTTCGCATCTATCCGGAGAAGTTCGGCGTGATGCTTTGCACGGGGTGCGGCAACTGCGCGCGAAACTGTCCGGTTGGTCTGGGCGTGTTGAGCACCCTGAAAGAGGCTGCGGGCCACGGCCCGGTCGAGGTTGGGTCATGA
- a CDS encoding FAD/NAD(P)-binding protein, with amino-acid sequence MNNIYMPDLMEVVEVQQHTPDVKSVKIKFQDPALAESFTFRVGQFGMFSVFGAGESTFNICSSSNWKGFLEFCFRKTGKVTESLWQADEGDMIGFRGPYGNSYPMEEWEGKNLIFIGGGIAMPPIRCAVWYALENRAKYGNITVLYGARTVKDLVYADELDKWAEQERVRVIRCVDPGGETPEWKGEVGLIPHVLERAGVSAENSVALVIGPPIMIKFTLPVLDKMGLAKADVYTSLENRMKCGIGKCGRCNCGPVYVCKEGPVFSFEQLSRLPVDY; translated from the coding sequence ATGAATAACATCTATATGCCGGACCTGATGGAAGTCGTCGAGGTGCAGCAGCACACCCCGGACGTCAAATCCGTGAAGATCAAGTTCCAGGACCCCGCGCTCGCGGAATCGTTTACATTTCGCGTCGGACAATTTGGCATGTTCTCGGTATTCGGGGCCGGCGAGTCCACGTTCAATATCTGTTCCAGCTCGAACTGGAAGGGCTTCCTCGAATTCTGCTTCCGCAAGACCGGGAAAGTCACCGAATCACTCTGGCAGGCAGACGAGGGCGACATGATCGGGTTCCGCGGTCCCTACGGCAACAGCTATCCGATGGAAGAGTGGGAAGGCAAGAACCTGATCTTCATAGGCGGCGGGATCGCGATGCCGCCCATTCGGTGCGCCGTGTGGTACGCGCTTGAAAACCGCGCCAAGTACGGCAATATCACGGTGCTGTACGGCGCCCGGACCGTCAAGGACCTCGTCTATGCCGATGAACTCGACAAATGGGCGGAGCAGGAGCGCGTCCGTGTGATACGCTGCGTGGACCCGGGCGGCGAGACCCCCGAATGGAAGGGCGAGGTCGGTCTGATCCCGCACGTTCTCGAGCGCGCCGGCGTATCCGCCGAAAACAGCGTTGCCCTGGTGATCGGCCCTCCCATCATGATCAAATTCACCCTGCCCGTCCTCGATAAGATGGGCCTGGCCAAGGCTGACGTGTATACAAGCCTCGAAAACCGCATGAAATGTGGCATCGGCAAATGTGGCCGGTGTAACTGCGGCCCCGTCTACGTCTGCAAAGAAGGCCCGGTCTTTTCCTTCGAACAACTCAGCCGCCTCCCCGTGGATTACTGA